Within Bacillota bacterium, the genomic segment ATAAAAGTCTTGAGCATATTCTACCAAATCAGTTGCAAGAAGTTTCAAAGCTTCTTCCTCATTCGAACCATTTACAACGATGTCAAATTCCGCTAAAGAAGCGGTAACCGACCCATCATCTTCTCTAAACAATTCAGCTGTAAACGTATAAGCTTTAAGAAGCTCCTTCAACACATCAAGACTCGATGTAAAAATATAATCCCGCGACCTCTTGATAAGTTTTGGTTTTTCCCGAATAATGGAATCAATGAAACCGCCCCATTCTTTCCGTACATCAGTAGCATTGAGCGTTAACATTTTTTTCATCCCCTTTCTCACCTCCTATTGTATCATATTATGCTCACTCTGTACAGTATGTACATTTTTTATTATTTAATTCTTATTTGTCATAATAGATTGGCCTGACTTGTCGACACCGGTTTGCCGGGGTGCTTAGAGCCCCAGGACGACGAGCTGCGATTAGACAGCTAAGGCTGATACAAAATTATCCTTTTCAGCGTTTATGAAGAATCAGATTTTTAATCTTTACTCTCCACAGGTATATAAAGTTGCAGATATTATTGATACATTTATATACAGGCGAAGGCTTGTTGAGGCAGATTACAGTTTTTCAACAGCTGTAGGACTCTTTAAGAATGTTGTAGGATTTTTACTTGTGATATTGGCGAATGTCTTTTCCAAGAGATTTACCAAATAAGGAAACTGGGAACAACGAGAGTACTAAAACAAGCAAAGAGGAAACAACAAGTAAGTTTGAAAAATGCTGGAACTTACATGGCTTGTCCCAGGTGACTGGAGTAGTTATAAGGAGGAAACCAGGGTTGAGCAAATACTGGAAGAAAAGTATAATGTAGACCTTGAGGTCATTGCCATAAACGCTTGGGATGAAGAAAAAGTCAATGTAACACTTGCTTCTGGTACGTATTCTGATGTATTTATCCGATGGGGATATAGTCATTTTTACAAAAATAATGTAATAAGAGCAGTGCCAGAGGATTTAATGAGGAAAAATATGCCCAATGTTGTTAAATATATTGACACTCTGGGGGGACAGCCTGTATGGGACAAAGCATATAACTATGAAGATGGGAAGCTCATGGCAATACCTACTGTGACACTTGCTGGAGCTGCAAAACAGGTATTCGCTGCAAGACAGGATTGGCTTGACAACACAGGAATAAATAAATTGTCAGAAACCATTGATGAGCTTTATGATATACTTAAGGCGTTTACGTTTACATTCACTTTTACTTTTACATTTTAAGGTATTGCTGATTTTTATGTTGCTCCCGGCAATACTATGAAGCGATATGCTATCATTTATCAGGATAAATATGTTTTCCGCATTTATTGATTCTGCACTGAGGCCTCCAAAACTGTAAAAGCTTTCACAGGCGATTTCGCAATTACAGTTTAGATTAGCCGATGATATAATGTTTTTAAATTCATAATCACAATTTAAAACAAAGGGTTGTAAGTTTTCAAAGGTTTCCGCCTGGATGCTGCCCGACCATTCAATAAATTTATTTGTTTTTGTACTTTCAGAGCAGTACCTGAGAATGCCACATTGGAACAAATCCACAGTCAAATCGCCTATTATAACGGCGGTTTCGGCTTTGCATATCCCTTTTAAATCATCAATTGTAAAATTTCGTTTGGCAACTTCCGGCGAAAGTATTTTTGCAAGCTCCTCCAGAGAATATTTGTCTTTTAATCTTTGTATGGCTTTAATGCGGTTTAAGATTTTGGTTTTCTGGAAAAAGGTTTCCTGTCCGGTGAAGGATGGCTTTTTAATAAACCAGTCTTCCGGGATCAGCCCCTCCCTTTTCCAACGATAGAACTGACCATATGAAATACCTGTTTGGTTTAATAAGTCCTTTTTCGATATAACTTAAAATCCCGGTTTTATATAACTATGATCTCTGAAAGCCCTATGATATCTGGATTTTGTGTAATTTATCCATAGTTATAATTATAACTATAATTCTTTAATTGCATATCTGAAAAGCGTTGATATTACTGTATTGTAAAGCTTCATAGTTATAATTTCCCGGGATTTTAGGATATAAGGAGTATGAGATATGAAGGCATATTTTTCAGTATTCAGGATGCGGTTGATAAATGGGATGCAATATAGGGTGGCAGCATTAGCCGGTGTAGTGACACAGTTTTTCTGGGGCTTCATGTTCATCATGATTTATGAAGCATTCTATTTAAGTTCAGTACAGACCCCGCCTATTGCGTTGCAGCAATTGGTCAGCTATATATGGCTGCAGCAGGCTTTTCTGGTGTTTGTTGTTCTGTGGTACAGAGACAGTGAATTATTTAACCTTATTACCAGTGGCAACATTGCCTATGAGCTTTGCCGTCCCTGCGGGCTATATGGATTCTGGTATGCAAAGCTAACTGCACAGAGACTGTCCGGGGCTCTGCTTCGGTGCCTGCCTATTCTTGTGGTCGCTTTTTTCCTTCCGGAACCGTATGGTATGTCACTGCCTCCGAACCTTGCCGCTTTTGGGTTGTTTGTTCTAACCCTTGCCCTAGGACTTCTTGTATTAGTTTCGATATCAATGTTTATATATATATCAGTGTTTGTCACCATGTCTCCTGTGGGATCCCTTTTGATGATCGGTGTGCTGGGCGATTTCCTTGCGGGAGGAATTATTCCGATCCCGCTGATGCCTTTGTGGCTACAAAGGATTGCTTATGCATTGCCGTTCCGCCTGGCGGCGGATTTGCCGTTTCGGGTTTACAGCGGGAATATACCGGTGAATGAGGCACTAACAGGTGTACTCACACAAATTGCCTGGCTTGCCGTACTTGTTATACTGGGAAGACTTGCTTTGAACAAAGTATTACAGTGGGTTGTGGTACAGGGAGGTTGAAGCGTCATGAGATTATATTTTAAATACCTTAAAATTTTATTAAAGGCACAGATGCAATACCGGATTTCCTTCTGGCTGCTTTCATTCGGACAGTTTTTTATTCCTTTTTCCGTTTTTGCTGCGCTGTATTTTCTTTTTGAACGCTTTGGTTCCATCAAGGGATGGACATTTTTTGAGGTGGCGTTATGTTTTTCCGTGATACATATTGCATTCTCTGTAAGCGAATGCTGTGCAAGGGGCTTTGATGCTTTTTCCGGTATGGTTGTCAATGGAGAGTTTGACAGGGTGCTGGTGCGTCCCAGAAGCACTTTTTTGCAGGTGCTTGGCTCAAAATTCGAGTTTACAAGAGTAGGAAGGCTTATGCAGGGTGTGGCTGTTTTTATTCTGGCAGTATCAAACCTGTCAATTCAATGGGATATATTCAAGGTTGTTACTCTTATATTGATGATTGTGGGTGGTGTCTTTGTCTTTACAGGCATATTTGTTCTTGCTGCAACCCTATGCTTCTGGACCATTCAGGGTATTGAAGTGGCGAATATATTTACTGACGGTGGCAGAGAAATATCCCAGTATCCATTGAATATCTATAAAAAATGGGTCACGAGGTTTTTTACCTTCGTTATTCCTTTTGGATGTGTCAGCTACCTGCCATTAATGTTTGTTCTGGACAAAGTGAAAGGCGACAACCTTTTATTTATGCTAACACCACTATATGGTATTATTTTTATAGTTCCCTGTGTTCTTGTTTGGAGATTCGGGGTAAGGCACTACCGGTCGACAGGGTCTTAAAAAGAGAGGTAGCAGGGGAAATAACTACCGCTTTCGTGCATCCCTTATCATTGTAACATAAAAATTGGGCAAGACTTGGTAGTCCTTGCTCCTTTTTAACAAATATGTCTTCTGTTTTGAATATATTGTCTTGGTGAAAACTCATAAAACTTCTTAAATGCCTTTACAAAGCTGGAATAGTTAGTAAAACCGCATTCGTAGCTTGCTTCCATGAAAAAAGAAGAAAGAGTAAGAATACACTTGCATTTATCTAAAAGTTTGCGTTAGAGGAAAAAATCAAGTCGAATTTATTGATTTTCTTGAATTATAGTTATTTAAAATTTTTTTCATCTATTTAATGTGGTAAAATTAGGGTAGTTTCACCTGAATTAATATGAAAATCTATAGTATAAATAATCTTGTGGTGCGTCCGGCATCAGAAAATTGCTGTACCGAGTAATTACAAACCTTTGTATCTGATATGATTTGTTATTCAGAATAAGGGTAGTCATCCTGAATATGCTTTGACATTTGCATTCTAAACGTCCAAATATTACCAGCGAAAAGTTTGCAGAGTCTTTTGCTTTAATATCCTATAGAGTATGTTTTTCCAGTAAATTTTACTTCCACAATATCCGAAACATCCTCAGTATTTTCTATTTTTATATCAATATCATTAATTCTTACATAAGTTCCCTGACAAATTACTGCCTTACAGAGCTTCCCATCTTCTTTTCTAACTATGAGCAGCCAAGCATCGGTTTCTATCTCAAGTTCATCTTGAGAGTCAACCGAATTATTTCTGTTGTCTTGACCTCTAGCCCCAATGTGGCAAATAACCTTTTTCTCATAACAAGGATCTACTGCTATTATATAATCGCATGTTCCTGTTGTCGATATAACTTCTATTGCTACGTTCGAACTGAGATCAGCTTCTTGGCAGGAGCCAGCCGTTAATTTTTTATCGTAAGGCAATAGTTCAAGTCTTTTAATTGAAAAAATATTTGATTTTCCTTCATAAGGTTCAAGAATCCCGGCAAAAGTAGATTTATATTCTCCTTTAACTATTATTGTAGGAATCCAGTCTTCCCTATTTCCTACCTGTTTATTTTTAGAATGCGACCAATCTGTAGTATCAATCCAGGATTCACAAATACATAAGCTTGCATCTTTTGTTAGATCTGTATACCTTAGGTGTATATCAGCTGAATTGTTGAGCACCTTGTATCTGTCATCAATCTTGAAATCCACAAACCACCCGTTCTCAGGATTATTATCATACATAAAATTCCTCATATATGCATTATGTCCATCTACACTTACCTTTTCATAAACTGTTTCACAGGAAGTATTTTCATATTTCTTGGATAGATTAAGCTTTCCGGTAGTTATAGTGGAAAAAGAGCTCCTTATAAATCGTTCATGCTTTTTACCACCTTGATCTTTTAATAGTGCTGGAAAACATTAAATTCCAAAGCTCATCATAAGATTTTTCTTTCCACCATTTTGCAGCCTCAATGATTTCAACCTGCCTTGCCTTTTTTGCTTCACACTGCTCATCACATCTTTGTATTAAAGCGACTATCTCATCATTGAAAAATACACTCTGTGATTTCATATTCTTTTCACCCCTATCCTTCTAAACAGGCCTTTATTTTGTTTCTGTACAATTCCTTTTTTCTTTTGCCATTTATATTATACTACTACTTTGAATTTTGTGTATAATCGAAAAAACAAGTGAAAGTAAAAGTATATGAAGTTTGATTTTACACGGACTGAATAATGAGCGGATGTTGTAAATCATACGCTTAAATCTATCTGATGCTCCTTAAGCCGTATCTCTTCCTCTAAAAAATTGTTATAATCAAATGTTCTCCTGATGACTAGGAGATACTTGAACTCACAGCAGTAGTTATAGACAATACCGGAATGGGAGCCCGGTTTGAAAGTTCAAAAATTTTTTACAGTTTCTACACAATTACGTCAAAAAAGGTGGGTAAGATAAAATTGTAATCCAAAAAGATTAAAACTAATTTTAGTAATAATTTATAACGGAATACACAAACTGAAACTTGATTATAGTTAATGCAATTTATTAGGAGATGAAATTTAATACGAGATAGGAGGTATATTGTCATGGATATCAGAAATGTAGAGCAAATAATGGGAAATGAACAAGTTTATGGAAGCAGGAATTTTGAGAATTCTGGGAATTCTGAGGTTAAAGAACAATTTAATTCTACCCAGCCAGATAAGTTTAATAATGATTTTAAAAGTAAAAAGAAAGGCAATATTAAAACTTACTTATCTGTAGTGTTAATAAGTTCAATACTGAGCAGCAGTTTGATAGGGGGTGTGATATACTCAAAATTTAATAAGGAACTTAAAAAACAGGCTGAATTAATACAAAATATTGCTTCCAAAAGCGAAACAACTTCCAGTGACGAAACGGGGAACAGCATTAATTTTATGTATGCAAATTCAGGTTCAGGCATTAATACAAGTGGTCTAGGAACTTTGGCTCTTGCTTCAAGTAAGAATTTAACCATTACTGAAATAGCAGAAAAAGCAGGTAAATCTATTGTTGGTATAAGGATGACATTTGTTAGCAGTAGCAGCAGACTGTATCAATATTCAGCTCAATCCCTGGGAGAGGGCTCAGGAATAATTATTAACAAGGATGGATATATAATGACCAATTATCATGTAGTCGAATATGCGGATCCTAAAAACAACTTAAGCAAAAATATAACCCTTGAGGTATTCTTGCCGGATGGAAGGGAAGCATCTGCAAAATTTGTGGGTGGAGACAGCCTGAATGACCTGGCAGTGATTAAAATTGACCTTGATAATTTACCGGTAGCTGAATTAGGAGATTCATCAAAGCTTAAAGTTGGGGAGCTTGCAGTAGCGATAGGAAATCCTTTAGGTATGGAATTTGCGGGAACTGTGACTGCAGGAATAATAAGCGCATTGAACCGTGAAATTGAAACTACAGAAAAAACCCAGCGCTTTATACAGACCGATGCAGCGATTAATCCCGGCAACAGCGGGGGAGCACTTGTAAATTCGCAGGGACAGGTAATTGGAATTAATACAATAAAAATATCTTTTACCGGAGTGGAAGGATTGGGATTTGCTATACCAATTAATGATGCAAAGCCGATAGTAGAGCAATTAATAAACTATGGGTATGTTAAAGACAGGCCATATATAGGAATAAACGGCCAGGAAATAAGTGAAATAATATCAAGGCAGTTTGGAATTCCTACAGGATTATTTATTACGGAAGTCGACCCGGAAGGCAGTGCTTACAAAGCGGGGATAAAAAGAGGCGATATAATAACCAAATTTGCAGACAAGGAAGTAAGAAAAATGAGTGATATAAATAACATAAAAGAAAACTACAAGCCGGGTGACGTTGTAACTGTTACAATTATAAGGAATAATAAAGAAATGACAATTAAGCTGACATTAACCGAGCAAAGTTAAGGATATCAATAGTTTAACCAAACCGTACTTCAGAAGAAAATAGCAGTAATAAATTTAATATTAATAAAAGCAAATCAATAAATCGTGATTCTGCTGCGAAACTCAGAGCCTGATGTAAATGATGCTGCTTTATCCCAATGTATTGATATTGAATGAGTTTTACAGCAGAATTAATTATTAGTTAATACTTTCTCTTTCTTAAGTTTAGAGGGTGTTACTCCCTTATATTCTTAAAAACCCTACTGAAATAGTTTATATTATTAAGCCCTACCTTGTCATCGACATTGCATATTCTCTGCTTATTTCGTGTTCAAGCTTCCTTCCATTGAAGAAGTTTTTAATGTCATCAATTAATGCAATAGTCACAAATTTCCGCCTGTCAACCGTGGGGCCGGCCATATGTGGCATAAGTATTACGTTGTCCAGCTTTCTAAGTACACTGTCAGGAGGCAGTGGCTCAATTTCATATACATCAAGGACAGCCTTAAATCTTCTTTCTTGTAGAAGCTCTACCAGCGCGGCTTCATCAATAATATTTCCACGTGCGGTGTTTACCAATAATGAACTGTTAGGTATCATTTCAAGCAGTTTTCTGTCAATCATATGATATGTTTCAGGTTTCCTTGGGGCATGAATTGATATGATTTTACAGGTTGAGAATATTTCTTCGAGGGATGCCTTTTCCACGCCGTACTCTATGAGGGTTTCATCCTTTATGTAAGGGTCATAAATCTTTATTTTAACCCTGAAAGGATTAAGCATCCTGACAAGGTATTTCGCAACCATTCCAAAGCCTACAAGGCCAACAGTCTGATCAAGCAAGCCCTCATTATAGTAACCCTTTGTTGCCCAGCCCCCGTTTTTCATGTCATATGAATAGTATGGGATATCACGGAGAGAGCTTAATATATATCCGATGGTTCCTTCTGCTACAGATTCGGCAAATATCTTATTTCCGCTTATAACCCTTATGCCTTTATCATAGAGGCAATCACTTACTAATGGTGCTACACTTCCTCCTGTATGAGCGATAAGCTTCAATTGCCCTGCAACTTCAACAACATCGGCATCAAACTGAACATGCCCCCATCCTGTTAAGCATACATCAGCACCGGCAACCTTCTCCTTAAGCTCCTCCTTTGTGAAATTCCTATCGGTTCTATTCCAGATAACTTCACCAATTGACTCCAATATTTTTTCAGTTTCTTTTGGGATGAAGGAACTGCCCCAGTCGGCTCCCATTGGTATTGATACAAGAATTTTCATAATACTTTATTTATCTCCTTTTCATAAAACTAATTTTTTTATTTTATATTATATATAACTGAACTTACGCAAACAAGCTAAAAGCTTCATATATCGGGACTTTGAAAACTTAATATTGTCTAAAAGGTTGTTGCAATAAGGTTTCCAACATTT encodes:
- a CDS encoding trypsin-like peptidase domain-containing protein; its protein translation is MGNEQVYGSRNFENSGNSEVKEQFNSTQPDKFNNDFKSKKKGNIKTYLSVVLISSILSSSLIGGVIYSKFNKELKKQAELIQNIASKSETTSSDETGNSINFMYANSGSGINTSGLGTLALASSKNLTITEIAEKAGKSIVGIRMTFVSSSSRLYQYSAQSLGEGSGIIINKDGYIMTNYHVVEYADPKNNLSKNITLEVFLPDGREASAKFVGGDSLNDLAVIKIDLDNLPVAELGDSSKLKVGELAVAIGNPLGMEFAGTVTAGIISALNREIETTEKTQRFIQTDAAINPGNSGGALVNSQGQVIGINTIKISFTGVEGLGFAIPINDAKPIVEQLINYGYVKDRPYIGINGQEISEIISRQFGIPTGLFITEVDPEGSAYKAGIKRGDIITKFADKEVRKMSDINNIKENYKPGDVVTVTIIRNNKEMTIKLTLTEQS
- a CDS encoding hydroxyacid dehydrogenase, with translation MMKILVSIPMGADWGSSFIPKETEKILESIGEVIWNRTDRNFTKEELKEKVAGADVCLTGWGHVQFDADVVEVAGQLKLIAHTGGSVAPLVSDCLYDKGIRVISGNKIFAESVAEGTIGYILSSLRDIPYYSYDMKNGGWATKGYYNEGLLDQTVGLVGFGMVAKYLVRMLNPFRVKIKIYDPYIKDETLIEYGVEKASLEEIFSTCKIISIHAPRKPETYHMIDRKLLEMIPNSSLLVNTARGNIIDEAALVELLQERRFKAVLDVYEIEPLPPDSVLRKLDNVILMPHMAGPTVDRRKFVTIALIDDIKNFFNGRKLEHEISREYAMSMTR
- a CDS encoding DUF4004 family protein, with product MSKKDLLNQTGISYGQFYRWKREGLIPEDWFIKKPSFTGQETFFQKTKILNRIKAIQRLKDKYSLEELAKILSPEVAKRNFTIDDLKGICKAETAVIIGDLTVDLFQCGILRYCSESTKTNKFIEWSGSIQAETFENLQPFVLNCDYEFKNIISSANLNCNCEIACESFYSFGGLSAESINAENIFILINDSISLHSIAGSNIKISNTLKCKSKSECKRKRLKYIIKLINGF
- a CDS encoding ABC transporter permease codes for the protein MKAYFSVFRMRLINGMQYRVAALAGVVTQFFWGFMFIMIYEAFYLSSVQTPPIALQQLVSYIWLQQAFLVFVVLWYRDSELFNLITSGNIAYELCRPCGLYGFWYAKLTAQRLSGALLRCLPILVVAFFLPEPYGMSLPPNLAAFGLFVLTLALGLLVLVSISMFIYISVFVTMSPVGSLLMIGVLGDFLAGGIIPIPLMPLWLQRIAYALPFRLAADLPFRVYSGNIPVNEALTGVLTQIAWLAVLVILGRLALNKVLQWVVVQGG
- a CDS encoding helix-turn-helix transcriptional regulator, with protein sequence MEASYECGFTNYSSFVKAFKKFYEFSPRQYIQNRRHIC
- a CDS encoding ABC-2 family transporter protein, which gives rise to MRLYFKYLKILLKAQMQYRISFWLLSFGQFFIPFSVFAALYFLFERFGSIKGWTFFEVALCFSVIHIAFSVSECCARGFDAFSGMVVNGEFDRVLVRPRSTFLQVLGSKFEFTRVGRLMQGVAVFILAVSNLSIQWDIFKVVTLILMIVGGVFVFTGIFVLAATLCFWTIQGIEVANIFTDGGREISQYPLNIYKKWVTRFFTFVIPFGCVSYLPLMFVLDKVKGDNLLFMLTPLYGIIFIVPCVLVWRFGVRHYRSTGS